One window of the bacterium genome contains the following:
- the ppk2 gene encoding polyphosphate kinase 2 has translation MTTLLEAPEVARPVRPLADKVYKRELPRLHIELVKMQEWVRASGHRVVVIFEGRDAAGKGGAIKRITEPLNPRFVRVAALGVPSERERTQWYFQRYVAQLPAAGEIVLFDRSWYNRAGVERVMGFCTDTEYEEFLRTCPEFERMLVRSGIQLVKYWFSVSDDEQERRFEARIHDPTKRWKLSPMDLKSRSHWVEYSRAKDAMFAHTDIKQAPWHVVDADNKKRARLNCISHLLSLIPYQDLTPEPIRLPPRQKAQGYRRPPRQEQNYVPDLFPDD, from the coding sequence ATGACGACATTGCTCGAAGCTCCGGAAGTCGCGCGGCCGGTGCGCCCGCTCGCGGACAAGGTCTACAAGCGCGAGTTGCCCCGTCTCCACATCGAACTGGTCAAGATGCAGGAATGGGTGCGCGCTTCGGGGCACCGCGTGGTCGTGATCTTCGAGGGGCGCGATGCCGCCGGCAAGGGCGGCGCCATCAAGCGCATCACCGAACCGCTCAACCCGCGCTTCGTGCGCGTGGCGGCGCTGGGTGTGCCCAGCGAGCGCGAGCGTACGCAGTGGTACTTCCAGCGCTATGTCGCGCAACTGCCGGCAGCCGGCGAGATCGTGCTGTTCGATCGCAGCTGGTACAACCGCGCCGGCGTCGAGCGCGTGATGGGCTTCTGCACCGACACCGAATACGAGGAGTTCCTGCGGACCTGCCCCGAGTTCGAGCGCATGCTCGTGCGGTCGGGCATCCAGCTGGTGAAGTACTGGTTCTCGGTCAGCGACGACGAACAGGAGCGCCGCTTCGAGGCCCGCATCCACGACCCGACAAAGCGCTGGAAGCTGAGCCCGATGGACCTCAAGTCGCGATCGCACTGGGTGGAATACAGTCGCGCCAAGGATGCGATGTTCGCGCACACCGACATCAAGCAGGCGCCCTGGCACGTGGTCGATGCCGACAACAAGAAGCGCGCGCGCCTGAACTGCATCTCGCACCTGCTCAGCCTGATCCCGTACCAGGACCTGACACCCGAGCCGATCCGGCTGCCGCCGCGCCAGAAGGCGCAGGGCTACCGGCGGCCGCCGCGGCAGGAACAGAACTACGTGCCGGACCTGTTTCCGGACGATTGA